The following coding sequences are from one Haliotis asinina isolate JCU_RB_2024 chromosome 3, JCU_Hal_asi_v2, whole genome shotgun sequence window:
- the LOC137277739 gene encoding low-density lipoprotein receptor-related protein 4-like, with amino-acid sequence MNSLRVWCLIAVACAVSGTEDVVVFVTDKSSDVAGQISHVNLTSRVVSPLPLFKVIRPVAIGYDSLTETIYWSDVMSKEIRSAKFDGTQETTLLDLDTNAVPDGLTIDMNHRKLFYTDAGNHIIWGVDLDGLQANEEIINKGLENPRAIITYSSKKLLIWTDWAVWAKIERCNYEGGERKTLVNTDIKWPNGITLDEQSETLYWCDAGEHRIDSVKLDGSDRRQILNEPGTHYFGIFLYADALYLTDWKMNAVRAIHLNGTEKLRITAGGFKSLTGIYVTKLSRCSSRTYGENCEKQCGHCKDEAACNRTTGLCTEGCQANFYGTTIGSRQNNFSMCNQSCGHCKAESCHYLTGECPYGCKTGWSGPKCNTEITVTETTILSTDTSTEISTHTTRGPTPVGNGNTTCGKMGYYGDRCKHKCGACADHAHCNSHSGECPQHCACGWEGSRCNQRVKVHQDCNQVTLEHSKLTSDDSHNRDYTVPVMTAVMVAMLVVIVLLVAYIIKSRRRKESEYDNLQFNNGTGTTSINEENDEYNDINEIPGQPEASSSQLHHQPDVLPASDTYCDAGSKDVDEEAEGDKSSDSGYAALDFMKG; translated from the exons GCACAGAAGATGTGGTGGTATTTGTGACAGACAAGTCGAGTGATGTAGCTGGTCAAATAAGCCATGTCAATTTGACGTCACGAGTCGTCTCTCCACTACCTTTATTCAAAGTTATAAGGCCCGTTGCTATTGGATATGACAGCTTGACCGAAACCATCTATTGGAGTGATGTTATGTCTAAAGAAATTCGGTCAGCGAAGTTCGATGGCACCCAAGAGACAACACTGTTGGATCTGGATACAA ATGCTGTCCCTGACGGTTTAACCATTGACATGAACCACCGGAAACTGTTCTACACGGATGCTGGGAACCACATCATTTGGGGTGTGGATTTGGACGGACTTCAGGCTAATGAGGAGATAATTAACAAGGGTCTTGAAAATCCCAGAGCTATCATTACATACTCTTCAAAGAA ACTCCTGATATGGACCGACTGGGCGGTTTGGGCTAAGATAGAACGCTGCAATTATGAGGGCGGAGAACGCAAGACTCTGGTCAACACGGACATCAAATGGCCAAACGGAATAACTCTAGATGAACAGA GCGAGACGTTGTACTGGTGTGATGCTGGGGAACACCGTATCGACTCGGTCAAGCTGGACGGTAGCGACAGGCGGCAGATCCTCAATGAACCGGGCACTCATTACTTCGGCATATTCCTCTATGCGGACGCCCTTTACTTAACGGACTGGAAGATGAA TGCTGTACGAGCTATACATCTCAATGGAACGGAGAAGCTGAGAATCACAGCAGGAGGATTCAAGAGCCTCACTGGCATTTATGTCACCAAACTGTCCC GCTGTTCCTCACGTACATATGGCGAAAACTGTGAAAAACAGTGTGGTCATTGCAAAGACGAGGCTGCTTGCAACAGGACAACGGGGTTGTGTACAGAAGGGTGTCAAGCAAATTTTTACGGAACAACAATAG GGAGTCGGCAGAACAACTTTTCGATGTGTAACCAGTCATGTGGTCACTGCAAAGCCGAGTCCTGCCATTACTTAACTGGAGAGTGTCCTTACGGTTGCAAGACAGGGTGGAGTGGACCAAAGTGTAATACAG AAATTACTGTAACGGAAACGACTATCTTGTCGACGGATACGTCAACAGAGATATCAACGCATACAACACGCGGTCCTACTCCAGTCGGCAATGGCAACACAACTTGTGGTAAGATGGGTTACTATGGCGATAGATGCAAGCACAAGTGCGGTGCTTGTGCTGACCATGCACACTGTAACAGCCACAGTGGAGAGTGCCCACAACACTGTGCCTGCGGATGGGAAGGGAGCCGATGTAATCAGAGAGTAAAGG TTCACCAAGATTGCAATCAAGTGACACTCGAGCACAGTAAACTTACTTCAGATGACTCACACAACAGAG ACTATACAGTGCCTGTGATGACTGCTGTAATGGTGGCCATGCTGGTTGTTATTGTGTTACTGGTGGCATATATCATCAA GTCACGCCGACGTAAAGAAAGCGAGTACGACAATCTACAATTCAACAACGGCACTGGTACCACAAGTATCAACGAGGAGAACGATGAGTACAATGATATCAATGAGATACCAGGTCAACCAGAGGCAAGCAGTTCACAGCTTCATCACCAGCCAGATGTTCTTCCGGCAAGTGACACATATTGCGACGCAGGCAGCAAGGACGTGGACGAAGAGGCTGAAGGAGACAAAAGCAGTGATTCTGGATATGCAGCCCTGGATTTCATGAAGGGGTGA